In the Populus trichocarpa isolate Nisqually-1 chromosome 1, P.trichocarpa_v4.1, whole genome shotgun sequence genome, TCCTGAAATACATATCCAGATACAAAACTCTTCCAATGAAGGAAACCCTTTAATAGCAATTTTGAGTAGAACGAAGGTATATTTGTAAACTGCTTGTATTGCtgcttttcaaatttcatgAGAATTGAATTCAAGTATGACAAAGCAGCGGGTAGAAGCATAACAAAATCTGTATTTGAAAGAGCTGAATCACGAGTCTTTTCCACTGTCTTTATCTTCAGATTAAAATCTTCATCCAAAATCCCAAAAAATAAGTGTCCGAAGACTGACAAATGCAAGGGGCTCATCTCAACAAGAAGAGacaataatttagtttttgtcATGTTTGTTCGGTAAATGCATTGAGAAAGTATTTCTAGAGGAGTGCTCCTTATAATCCTAGGCAATACCAAGCTTAATGGATGAAGGATGCCAtgttgcatgtatttttggCTGTAGACAGCATTCACAGctttcagcaaacaaacatgCGCAAAATCCTGGTTAAAATCAGTGGCAAACTTGCATACTTGAACATAGATCTCCTCAATCAGGTTAACATCAAAAAATTTCTCTTCTGATTTCCAAAGCATATAAAATGGCACATTCCTTGTCATTGGCTGCTGCAAATAAGCAGACAAAATGTCAAAGGCATCAGCAGCGATGCAAAGACCCACAGAAAGAGCTGATAACCCAAAATGTTTCTGAACATTTAAACCACTCGCATCAACCCTACCAAACATCCAATGGACCAATTTGAGAAGCTCAAATGGGGATATAAACCGATTCAAAGCATGCAAAGCATAAAATAATGGGAGAAGGGGCAGTGGATCTTCTGTACTAGTGCACTGATCAAACTTGTCCCTAACTTCCAGATATAGCCTCTGTAACAGGGTGTTGAAAGCCTTCACAATTAGTTTACTAGCacaatcatcaaattcaagtgtAGAACGATGTTGCCCACCAGACAGaagaaacaaatcatcaaaagTTGCTGTCAACATATCCAAGACATGATGATCTATTTTGTGAACCGTCTGTCCAGAGAAACAAAGGATTTCCTCCAAACTTTCCCCTAACTTTCCCTCGGTGAAATCACCATGACAATGCAAAGGATGAACCAAAGATGCTACCACTGCAGGATGACAGAAAATGGTTTCAGCCACTTCTCCAATGTTATCTGCTGATAAAGGAACCCCTGCATTCATGGGAGAATTGAGCTTTGAAGCCAGTGGTTGAGCAAGGATGTGCTTAACAAGAACATAGCAAATTTCAGCAAGTCGTTCAAGCTCAGTCAATGGTTTAATTCTATAAGATGACCATATTTGATGAAACCAAAATAGAATAAGGCGCAAATGAGAAATAACAGAATCAGTTGATGACTCAGATAGTCTTGCCAAAAGCAAGTCTTTTATATTCAAGGATTCCACTAAAGAAGGAGCATTGATGCTCATGATTGCGGGAAATAGCAGATGAAAAGGCACCTGCCTAAGAAAGAGGCTGAATGAAACAGCTGCTGCAGATTCACTGACATCAAAATCCACATGCTGTGCTGTTTCTTTAGCAGAGGCATCACCAATTGTGCCTTGAGAATTAATCATAGAGATTACCATTTCTAAACCAGAAAAGAACATTTCAGGCCACAGCTTCAGAACACCAGCAAGAAAACTGTGCTCAAGAAAGattattgatgataaaaatgacTCGGGAACTCGAAGGCGTTGAAAAGTTATCAAAACTGACGGAAAGTTCTTTAATAGCTCATTGGATGTTGTACatataattgaagaagaaagagcTTTTGATATTCCAGCTATTTCACCACCATGCCCACTCTCTACAATATTCCTTACTTCATCAAGTGTGTTTGTAAAAGAACCAACAGTGGGCATAGCTTCTTGGTCATTGAAAAATTGGCAGCAAGCTTGTTTATTCAATACACTCTCCGCAAAGAGCAACAAGTTCCTCAATGGTCTCCACTCACAGAACAAAGTCTCAGAATCATCAATTGAAGGACAGTGATCCGTAAGCCCCTCGGACAAAACTGACCTAATCAAAGCAGATAATAAGCCCGCATCTACCTGTAAATTTTCATCTTTCTGATTACATGAAACACAAACACCTCTAATTGTAAGCCAAAGTACAAAATGCTTACCTGAGTTTGCAAAAGATACTTCAATGTGCTGCACACATATACTGAAATTATTGATTTCTCAGGCAATGAAAAGGTTCCTGATTCAGAACCAAGTAACCTTACACACTTCTGCAAGATACATATGATGAAAGGGCTAAAATCCAGGGATGCATCTgcagtaaaaaaacaataaaactgtAAACAAAATACATGCCATCATCTGTCATCGGTCTTTTGGGTGAGCAGAAAGAATTAGACATCCCTTTTATGCAATCTATTAAACAGAAAGACAAAAGCCAATTTATAGGACTGTCAAACTATCAATACAAAGCTGAAGTGATGTTCCTAAGGTTCAGGGGATGTTAGGTATctattcaaccaaaaaaaaaagtataagaaatAAAGCTACCAAACAAAAATATGTAGTTAGCGGGGAGGTGTTAGAGAGGTGCTCGTGATTAAAATTGGCTACCTGAAttatcagagagagagagagacagagctAAAAAGAGGAGAATATTATCCTGGCCTcaacaaattttatttgaaatttcacTACAGTGTCAGAGAATCATTCGGGTGTATCAATCcaataaaatatgatataattttgTTCTCGATGAATGAACACAAAAGTTATTCTGATCACTCAAACAGCACAATCAAGCAAAAATCCTTGGAAAGCCTGCAATTGAAGTAACTTCCTGTGGCCCAAATATACTATTCTTGCACAGCCGAGAGATCCATGTTGATATGCACATGCATCGACATGTCCAGTTTGACCAAAACTAAATGCAAGAAAGCAGGACCATAGGCCATGATAAGACATGGATGCAAGGGGCCAGCCATTCTATACAAGAAAGGatcatgttaaaattaaaagatcaaacaacaaaaaaaagggagatTACCAACCAAATATGGTCCACGTCTTAATTGGATTAACATCAGTGTCAATGCATGTTAAGCTGACAGAAGTAGGATGAAATGACAAGTCCATTATCATATTATATAGCCAGTGTATTATGCAAACAGCTAACTGAATCCTAACAAAGCtagaacattaaaataaatgtaaccttttttttccttttagcaGACATCCAGCATAACCAATGTATACGCCTCCTACTAACAAATTCTACAAGCAGTTAAAAGGGCCTGCAAATAGTTTCTTTAAACAGCAAATGCTTCAAAAATAGCTAAATGACCAAATTATGAAGAAAAGCTtaacaatattttctatatattattgatgtaaatatcaataaaaacaaattgtcatATGCAAAGGTATAACTATATAATTTCAATCCACAAAACAAGACTCGCAGATACCATTCAATTAATATGTGTGAATTAGTAGTTACCTTTGAACTCTTTCAAGGAGTGATTATAATTCCTGAGAGCATCCCAGTATTTGAATAAGTTATTCCCAATGGTAGAGATGGCATCACATAAGAATGAAATGACAGCTGATGATAAACTCTGCAGCACTTCGATTCCTTGGACCTCAAAAGATGATCTGACTGCAGTGTAACCAGGTAAGAAGAAAAACCAtgcatcaatttcttttaagtttCTGTCAAATGCACCAGTACTTGACATAGCTGCCCGTGCCAGGTTATATGCTTGAACCTTTATGTCATCAATGGGTGAAAAGATCAGTAAGTTAATAAAGGTCTGCAGTTGCTTGTACATCAAGGATGGTGTTCTAATAGCAATTCCACTCGTTGGAGACCGTTTAATGTACTCAACTAGAAGAGACAATAAAGAGCCCTGCAGATTATTGGGTAATGCTAAAGGATTGCTGAGAAgattcataaaaaattcaaatgatccCTCCAAAGCAGTGGGCATTGTCAGCTGCAGAAGATGAAGTTCAAAGCTAAGGTAAGAATGATCACTTGAAACAGGCTTTAAGGTTATAAAGTTACATCTTCCACTCAGCATTAATTGTTGCCACATAAAATGTTCAGAACTAATAACACTTGGAACAGTCTTTCAAAATCATAAAGTTAATCCATCATTCAACATTCATTTCCCCATAAGATTGACAGACATGATAGGAGTCATCAGCTAGATGCTGGAGTATAATAGTGATTTAAAGTCAATAAGCCATAAATATAAAGATGGACCAAGTAACAGGAAAACATAATACAAGTACATACTTggagaaacaaaaattacaacacATTGCAACTCTTTAGCAAATTAAAGATGGAAAGCACAAAATCATGATATCCAGAAAAGGAGAGATTGCCAAATAAACTACTCAAATGGACAAATCAAGAACAGTTTAGTCACTAATTTCCCATCATACAGCAAACAAGCATTTGGTGGGCCAAGAACCATCATAAAAAATGACTGGCCACtggatggtaaaaaaaaaatgcaccaaGAACAAGTGTCCTGAACTTGGAAAGGCCAGACCAACAAAGGCATATCAAATCAAATAgcttataaacaaattattctaGAATAAAACTATCCATTTTTTGTATATGAAAATTACATGCACGGAAAACAGAAAGAAATTCATGTTTCCATACAATGTCCAAGTTACAGCACGAATTGAAACTTACAAGATAAATTTTCAGAGCATCAAGCAGCTTAGAGTGGAAGAATATCTCTGCATCCTTCAGTGTAATAACAGGCTCAGAGCACAGGTCAGAACCCCACAGCTGTAatataacatttataaaatCCTTTCCGCTGTCTGGCTCCTCTGGTGCCTCTGCCTCAGCAACAGATTCACCCTCCCCAGGCAAAGGGATATCGGGAACTGAACTTATTCCAGCTACAATAATGTCCATCTCCTCATCTACAGCATCTGTTTTCagtttctttattcttttgcctCCTTGTTCAGCAAAATTTTCTTCAtctgcttttcttttcaaacatTTCTCATCAGTTCTAGCATGGCTACCAAAAGAAGAAAGCAAGGTCAATAAAACTTGGGGATCAGGAAGCAAAGTTCGAATTTCATTCTGGATTTCCTGCTTGAGAGATGCCCAGCTatgcaaatttttttgtttcctggAACAGGAAAGGTTTATAGATCTGAAGAAGGAATTCAACAGTTTTAGTCCCTCCATAAGAAGTCTTAAAGTTCCATTCTTTACTAGAAAATCTGAGTGAAGTAACCCCTTATTGATCACTGATCTGCTGAATGGAGGAGGAGATATGCAATTAATGATACTCTTCACATCCATGCTATCGAAGGAAGGTGGATCATTGGATTGAGaatcaagaaaaccaaaatgaagGCCGACTCCCACTGACGAAACTAATTTTGCTGCCAGAGAAACAGTAGAAAACCTGCTGCAGCTTCAGTTGCAATGTATATGTGTAGAagcaaatggaaaagaaaagaaatgataaaaaaacaaatgaataaagaTATGGTGTGTGCAAAACTATGCAGAAATCTGACCAAGAAGGCGATGCATAATCTTCAAGGTTGTAAGGGAACTCCTCCAAGTATGCTGAGCCAAACGACGGCCTTCCCTTAACAATAGCTAAGAGCAAGTCTCTGTGATAGTCAATATTAACTGCCTTTAGCTTCTTCATGAGCCCCAAGAGTCTCTTCGGATTACCCTTTAATGGACTTGGATGTCTATTCAAATCCGGCATCAATCCATTGCTAGGATCAGTACAAACCATAACCAACACATTGTGTGCCAACTCAGCAGCATCTCCACCATTCTCCTTACCAGAAATCCCGACTAACTGTTCCAAAGTAACATTCCCAAAGAGAACACTCCTAAGACCAGGAGGCACCAATGACTGCTCGATAAGCACTCTATCCCTCAATGTGgacaaaacataaattaaagtcTCATCGTCATCACTCCCAAGTCCACGTAGAACGCCTGAATACATCTCCTTTTGCTGCAGCACCCATCTCAACAACCCCGGCTTCCCCACCTCCAAAAATGACATCGCAAACCCAACAAATGCCTTTCTAGTGGacttcttctttctcttatcattttgttGCCTCTTCTTATACTCCGCCAGTTTCAAAAACCCCTGAAGCTTAAAATCAAAAGTCTTCGCGACCTCCGAAGCCAAACCCGACCCTCTCCTAACAATAGACGCCATTAACAAAAGCACTGCCTTTTCACGCTTCCCGTCTTTACTATTCAACTCCTTATAAAGACCATCCATTTTTTCTTGGACAATCAACCTAGCAAACTTATCAAGAGCCCTACTAACAAATATCCTCTCTCTATCATTAGCGCTATATTTCCCCTCAGAATGACTAAAAATCACCGAAATCAATGACATTACATATGAAATTCCATTTTTCCCTGCCCTAAGCTTCCAAGCACTTAAAAGTTCCGTAAAACTCGATGAAATTTGTACATAAACACGAAGCAATTCTCCCCCAGACTCACTTTTTAGTAACTTGATGAACTCTTTTGTTCCGTCTTTACATAACTTAATCTCATTTGAATTTATTCTGTGTAGTAATTCACTAAGTTTCGCTTGGAAGTTTGCTTTGATTTCAAACTTTGGCACTGCGCTTTCCTCTACCTCGACTTCGCTATCGTTTTCATCTCCCATTACAACTGCGAAAATGgtaccaaaatatatataaaaaaaatacatgaaacatAACGATAAATAGAAAGGTTTGGACTAAAAGAGTGAAGTTTAAGTTACTGCATACCGTTGTCTTCAGAGGCGGAGCTTGGGTCGTCCATTGAAGAGAGTGAGGCGAAAGAGTACGTGGTTGTTTTGAGGTTTTGGAAGATTAGGGTTTTTGCTTTTAGGGTTTAAGCAGTTGAGCTGCTGACAAGGAAGAAAGGAGagggtttctttttttgttacagAAAGGGGCTTGAAgcccaaaacaaagaaaaagtaaGGACAAGCCATCCTATCTTGGACCACCCAATTAGATCGGCccataaagcattcagaatccAACGGAGCCCAACTAAATCGGGCCATTCATGCTCCATGTTTTTAAAtgttcaatgaaaataaaggatatatgttttttcatatatacatattttgagattatataaatttattaagataattttaagagtatatttattttatatttttatctttatttattcaaCCAATGTATTTTTTCCTCTCTTATATTTATCACctgtcttaaaaaaataatcaatttatagTAATTgattaaagtaatatttgaaAGTCTTACTAGATATGCCAATgatgttagttttttaaaaaaatttgtatttatttaattttaaagaaattaaaataaatactcataagaattttaatgatttagattctaatgaaaaaaaaagtttttggttAAGACTcccttttttattcataattaataatgttttattaatagcatgaTTTTTAATAGAAACTTATCATGGAAAgccaatttcaaaaaaaacaaaaacatgtctTGGTGGTTGTATCTgaaaatgaagaattaattaatttgaaaacaatataGAAAAACTTTAcggtaaaaaatacaaaataaatattttaatataataaaatacccatgagcattaaaaaaaacaactgcatgttagattcatatataaaaatttataaaataattgttagtGTTAtcataaaaagttataattttatttgaaaaacataatgtcaccaaaaacattttaaagtatcattataattattttatttacaaaaaaactattttaaaattataaaaataaaataactcaataaaaataaataaataaaataagagaatcaAGCGCAAATATACTTGAATTTTATAGAGCATGTCAAATATATCTAgcttttctaaaaatattaaccTAATAACACATCATCTAGGCATAAGATACAACATCTCTACAACATATTTTGGCCACCTtagataattaagaaattaaagtttgagtttttctttactCTTCAAACCCTAACCTCAACTTGTTttcatcaaaaacattttataaactTTCATAATCTAATTTTCAACCCCAAAACACGCACGataacattaaaatcaataCTTTCGTGTTTAAAATATAACTGACGATTAGTTTTTTCTCTCATATCCTAATTTTAATGGACTgaaatgtaaagaaaataaattttcataaaaataaaattaaaaactacacagcccaaagtgtaaaataaaaaacactcctCCTGAACAGTGCAATGTTCCGGGGAACGCATGAACAATGTGGGGGCATGATAGAAcaccattttattttcttaattcagtttggtttggttttaatAGCACAAGTGTCTCCTGCACTAAGTAATTTAATCTGTATATCGAAGTTCATCTATCCTTGAAGATTTGACTTGAATGACATGTGAGTTCAATCAAGTTATACTATCCCAGCTttgaactaagaaaaaaaaatgtgagcttttttttaatataccaaTCCAAACGTGaatgatctatatatatatgaaaccaAAAGGATCCTGGTGATTTTATATATGAACTCTAGAATTGTAGGATCTGCAAAAGGAATTATGTTGCTCTAGTTCTTTAATGTGCTAAACTAGTTATCTTAAAGAACATGTCTGGATTTGCAATCTAACAAGTTCCCATTTAAAGATTTCACATTATCTTCAACCTCGAGTACAGGTAAAGCTCCTGCAAATGGCTATCCAGTACTCACCACGCAGCTTCACACTAACCATTCTAACCAGGAGCATTATATTAGCATATAATCACTTTATTTGCAAAACCATCTCACACCATGATACCATTACAGACGAGAACCTTAACTCCATGCCAAATTCATTACATTCCTTTTCTCCATGAAAACATCAAGCATGACCAGTAGAAACACAGAAAGCAAGAGGAACTAAACCTCAGTGATGCAAAAACATTAGAATAGTGCTGGTGTGGAAATTTAAAGATCCTTGAGGATATCATCAGCACTGGACACAGTGAATTCTCCACCACCTTCAATATTTGCAGCTTTCACCTTGAGGTCATCGACCAAGAGAGCAAACCTCCTAGAACGGGTGCCAAGTCCCTTCTCTTGCAGGTCAAGCTCAAGGCCAAGAGCATGGGTGTATGTTGCAGATCCATCAGCTAGGAATTTGACATGCTTATTCTCAGGGTAAGTTTTTGCCCATGCTTTCATCACAAAGGGGTCATTCACTggaaatgaataataataaaaacaaaaattaacaacaagACTAGATGTTGAGAGTTGGGGTGAAGACAtggattgaaaaagaaaaaaggaaaacgaGGACATACCGCTGATGCACAAAATTTCAGCAACCCCCTTGGATTTAAGCTCCTCTGCTTTCTCAACAAACCCTGGCACATGCTTCAAGCTACACATCACCAAAAAACGAAATCAAAACCAGACCTAAAACCCCAGATCATATATGCTTAAATAGtgaattacaaataataaaccTGCAAGTGGGGGTGAAGGCACCGGGAACACCAAAGAGGATGACCTTTTTACCGGCAGCAAGAGAGTGTACAGACACGTCCTGGAGCTGATCTTGTTCGTCGAAATAAGCGAGCTTTCCATCAGGCAAGACATCACCGACAGCAATCGGAGCCATATCGAATCGACGGTGGTGTTGATTTTGTTGCTGTTACCGAGTGTATTGGATATTATATTTAAGTGGAATTGAGAAAGTTTTGGGATCCGGTGTGAAGTGAGGGGGAGGAAGGAAGGGTGTGGCTGGTCTTGTGATATTTTTAactatgataattattttaacatgccGTCTGTCGAATCAGTTTCATGTTCACTGTCTTGGAGTACCTGCGCTTTACGAGTAGATCATTGGTCGGCACTATACTGGGGTTAAATCAAATCTTTTCAATACGAAAATATCTTATAGCgttgctattattttttcaagtaaaaataaataaattatatagatgttaattttataaatttgaggATTGTTTGAATTAtcagtaaaaataatatagattgattcaaaaaatcaaaactaaatattaagataaaaaaatattgaaagacaCGTCTCCATTTagatttagttatcaaattcatgaataataatgattttataaaaagataactaaaaaaaacttatataaaccaattcttatttaattcaatattaaataataaaattaaaaaataaacaatttgagTTAATCCAAGTTATCTTGTCAAATTCATAATACAACTCATGAGACCAAAATAATtctataacaaataaataaaaacaaatcatgcaacataatttctaatcaatccagcgtggaatgataaaattaaaaaaataacacaaaaaattatcatagtCAACCTATCAAACTTATAGTATGAGTTgtaagattatgataaccttgtagaaaataaacaaacaaaattactCGAGTCAGTTTAGGCTAACTTGTTAAACTTGCAACTTAGATCACTAGACATGGATGATTCTATGTAaggtaaattgaaataaattatgaaaaacaattatcatccagcctatattgttgaaatatgaaattagaaaaaaaaatcattgtaaaaaaatgaCACGATGAAACGACTCGAGTCAACCCACATTTAAGCGCAAAACTTATGATCCAGGTAATGAGACtgaaataatttaatagaaagtaaatcaaaataaatcatgaaaactaaTTCACAGTCAACTTAATGTTAAATGGTTAAACTGGAAAAAACAATGCtagtttcaaataaaataaaaaattgagtcaattgggttaacccaccaaacaaattattggattaaaaaaaagtaaatcacagcaaattataaaacttgatctcttataaattaaatgttgaacgataaaaaaaaacatattattatagtGAAGAATGTTTGTGAGGT is a window encoding:
- the LOC18095968 gene encoding uncharacterized protein LOC18095968 isoform X2, yielding MHRLLAKLVSSVGVGLHFGFLDSQSNDPPSFDSMDVKSIINCISPPPFSRSVINKGLLHSDFLVKNGTLRLLMEGLKLLNSFFRSINLSCSRKQKNLHSWASLKQEIQNEIRTLLPDPQVLLTLLSSFGSHARTDEKCLKRKADEENFAEQGGKRIKKLKTDAVDEEMDIIVAGISSVPDIPLPGEGESVAEAEAPEEPDSGKDFINVILQLWGSDLCSEPVITLKDAEIFFHSKLLDALKIYLLTMPTALEGSFEFFMNLLSNPLALPNNLQGSLLSLLVEYIKRSPTSGIAIRTPSLMYKQLQTFINLLIFSPIDDIKVQAYNLARAAMSSTGAFDRNLKEIDAWFFFLPGYTAVRSSFEVQGIEVLQSLSSAVISFLCDAISTIGNNLFKYWDALRNYNHSLKEFKDASLDFSPFIICILQKCVRLLGSESGTFSLPEKSIISVYVCSTLKYLLQTQVDAGLLSALIRSVLSEGLTDHCPSIDDSETLFCEWRPLRNLLLFAESVLNKQACCQFFNDQEAMPTVGSFTNTLDEVRNIVESGHGGEIAGISKALSSSIICTTSNELLKNFPSVLITFQRLRVPESFLSSIIFLEHSFLAGVLKLWPEMFFSGLEMVISMINSQGTIGDASAKETAQHVDFDVSESAAAVSFSLFLRQVPFHLLFPAIMSINAPSLVESLNIKDLLLARLSESSTDSVISHLRLILFWFHQIWSSYRIKPLTELERLAEICYVLVKHILAQPLASKLNSPMNAGVPLSADNIGEVAETIFCHPAVVASLVHPLHCHGDFTEGKLGESLEEILCFSGQTVHKIDHHVLDMLTATFDDLFLLSGGQHRSTLEFDDCASKLIVKAFNTLLQRLYLEVRDKFDQCTSTEDPLPLLPLFYALHALNRFISPFELLKLVHWMFGRVDASGLNVQKHFGLSALSVGLCIAADAFDILSAYLQQPMTRNVPFYMLWKSEEKFFDVNLIEEIYVQVCKFATDFNQDFAHVCLLKAVNAVYSQKYMQHGILHPLSLVLPRIIRSTPLEILSQCIYRTNMTKTKLLSLLVEMSPLHLSVFGHLFFGILDEDFNLKIKTVEKTRDSALSNTDFVMLLPAALSYLNSILMKFEKQQYKQFTNIPSFYSKLLLKGFLHWKSFVSGYVFQESYNDFLPSSIEELLNLVDSSLLGKAICMLRQYFSISVDMKLKERLKLFNSILSCSDTHVELLDCEVGEMEFCSHNQSLNLVNRVVAKISFCRMLLFPKDNQIVSLPKEAVENLQEVSLEKVSNKEGQSRMRLLKILVDTWQFMVKKFPSVSNGSTKEKISNCLQLYRYLELFIFRTIFELAMEMREDLILLESVPFLEQLTRSSLLYRFEDPTTMKILRGILVLLSEGKFSCALYLQLLVSHSQFSSTIQSITESFGCQTGAFVKPMSSILRSPVILRTKSSDDLQTTELHMKQLEIVKLLRTLLQLKPRQSSFDSGNDIGINLKELHLLLLSSYGATLSETDFEIYNLMLEIESIDNSVVDVVADMDYLWGTAVLKISKERVLDQETYDVVTNTEAVKEHRRSQFRENLPVDPKMCVTTALHFPYDRTVTDGSFSLDRLQLDNLKDIYERHVPGVENIQLYDPVFILRFSIHALSMGYIEAVEFAGLGLLAVAFVSMSSPDVGMRKLGYELIGKYKNVLENCQKTKDVMRLRLLLTYLQNGISEPWQRIPSVLALFAAESSLILLDPSHDHYTTLSKHLMHSSKVNMKSIPLFHVFFLSNAVNFRMERLWMLRLACGGLNLDDDTQIFIRNSTIETLLSFYSSPLSDNESKEIILEIVKKAAKLPRMVRYLVEHCGLFPWLSSVLSVYKGMLHENERIFFSQLLVVVIEVVNDVVSSRNIVEWLQNYALEQLMELATYLYKLLVAGSKLIKENVTLVNSVLHIMLTTLKISQKRKIYQPHFTLTFEGLFQIYQALDVFNTSRPSASSELGLKTILMGFPRVDILHMNQEKLSSFLLWAVSTAMKSDSSQIINVKDTRANLTINSEETPSEESLVSKLLRWLVASVILGKLSRKLDVNAELSEKSSFKTLQNLLENVEKGCGESNRLGFDCEEVLALSIFYLQQLLGMNFTVLPSVVSSLSLLLLRKKSKFSDFALGYRTSTLSLWSKIRCPAEANPAWRWSFYQPWKDPSCELSESQRMYEQHACQSLLVIITNVLGKKSSDDTRVLSLEDVENSGLFKWERTIAEIEL
- the LOC18095968 gene encoding uncharacterized protein LOC18095968 isoform X1; its protein translation is MDDPSSASEDNVVMGDENDSEVEVEESAVPKFEIKANFQAKLSELLHRINSNEIKLCKDGTKEFIKLLKSESGGELLRVYVQISSSFTELLSAWKLRAGKNGISYVMSLISVIFSHSEGKYSANDRERIFVSRALDKFARLIVQEKMDGLYKELNSKDGKREKAVLLLMASIVRRGSGLASEVAKTFDFKLQGFLKLAEYKKRQQNDKRKKKSTRKAFVGFAMSFLEVGKPGLLRWVLQQKEMYSGVLRGLGSDDDETLIYVLSTLRDRVLIEQSLVPPGLRSVLFGNVTLEQLVGISGKENGGDAAELAHNVLVMVCTDPSNGLMPDLNRHPSPLKGNPKRLLGLMKKLKAVNIDYHRDLLLAIVKGRPSFGSAYLEEFPYNLEDYASPSWFSTVSLAAKLVSSVGVGLHFGFLDSQSNDPPSFDSMDVKSIINCISPPPFSRSVINKGLLHSDFLVKNGTLRLLMEGLKLLNSFFRSINLSCSRKQKNLHSWASLKQEIQNEIRTLLPDPQVLLTLLSSFGSHARTDEKCLKRKADEENFAEQGGKRIKKLKTDAVDEEMDIIVAGISSVPDIPLPGEGESVAEAEAPEEPDSGKDFINVILQLWGSDLCSEPVITLKDAEIFFHSKLLDALKIYLLTMPTALEGSFEFFMNLLSNPLALPNNLQGSLLSLLVEYIKRSPTSGIAIRTPSLMYKQLQTFINLLIFSPIDDIKVQAYNLARAAMSSTGAFDRNLKEIDAWFFFLPGYTAVRSSFEVQGIEVLQSLSSAVISFLCDAISTIGNNLFKYWDALRNYNHSLKEFKDASLDFSPFIICILQKCVRLLGSESGTFSLPEKSIISVYVCSTLKYLLQTQVDAGLLSALIRSVLSEGLTDHCPSIDDSETLFCEWRPLRNLLLFAESVLNKQACCQFFNDQEAMPTVGSFTNTLDEVRNIVESGHGGEIAGISKALSSSIICTTSNELLKNFPSVLITFQRLRVPESFLSSIIFLEHSFLAGVLKLWPEMFFSGLEMVISMINSQGTIGDASAKETAQHVDFDVSESAAAVSFSLFLRQVPFHLLFPAIMSINAPSLVESLNIKDLLLARLSESSTDSVISHLRLILFWFHQIWSSYRIKPLTELERLAEICYVLVKHILAQPLASKLNSPMNAGVPLSADNIGEVAETIFCHPAVVASLVHPLHCHGDFTEGKLGESLEEILCFSGQTVHKIDHHVLDMLTATFDDLFLLSGGQHRSTLEFDDCASKLIVKAFNTLLQRLYLEVRDKFDQCTSTEDPLPLLPLFYALHALNRFISPFELLKLVHWMFGRVDASGLNVQKHFGLSALSVGLCIAADAFDILSAYLQQPMTRNVPFYMLWKSEEKFFDVNLIEEIYVQVCKFATDFNQDFAHVCLLKAVNAVYSQKYMQHGILHPLSLVLPRIIRSTPLEILSQCIYRTNMTKTKLLSLLVEMSPLHLSVFGHLFFGILDEDFNLKIKTVEKTRDSALSNTDFVMLLPAALSYLNSILMKFEKQQYKQFTNIPSFYSKLLLKGFLHWKSFVSGYVFQESYNDFLPSSIEELLNLVDSSLLGKAICMLRQYFSISVDMKLKERLKLFNSILSCSDTHVELLDCEVGEMEFCSHNQSLNLVNRVVAKISFCRMLLFPKDNQIVSLPKEAVENLQEVSLEKVSNKEGQSRMRLLKILVDTWQFMVKKFPSVSNGSTKEKISNCLQLYRYLELFIFRTIFELAMEMREDLILLESVPFLEQLTRSSLLYRFEDPTTMKILRGILVLLSEGKFSCALYLQLLVSHSQFSSTIQSITESFGCQTGAFVKPMSSILRSPVILRTKSSDDLQTTELHMKQLEIVKLLRTLLQLKPRQSSFDSGNDIGINLKELHLLLLSSYGATLSETDFEIYNLMLEIESIDNSVVDVVADMDYLWGTAVLKISKERVLDQETYDVVTNTEAVKEHRRSQFRENLPVDPKMCVTTALHFPYDRTVTDGSFSLDRLQLDNLKDIYERHVPGVENIQLYDPVFILRFSIHALSMGYIEAVEFAGLGLLAVAFVSMSSPDVGMRKLGYELIGKYKNVLENCQKTKDVMRLRLLLTYLQNGISEPWQRIPSVLALFAAESSLILLDPSHDHYTTLSKHLMHSSKVNMKSIPLFHVFFLSNAVNFRMERLWMLRLACGGLNLDDDTQIFIRNSTIETLLSFYSSPLSDNESKEIILEIVKKAAKLPRMVRYLVEHCGLFPWLSSVLSVYKGMLHENERIFFSQLLVVVIEVVNDVVSSRNIVEWLQNYALEQLMELATYLYKLLVAGSKLIKENVTLVNSVLHIMLTTLKISQKRKIYQPHFTLTFEGLFQIYQALDVFNTSRPSASSELGLKTILMGFPRVDILHMNQEKLSSFLLWAVSTAMKSDSSQIINVKDTRANLTINSEETPSEESLVSKLLRWLVASVILGKLSRKLDVNAELSEKSSFKTLQNLLENVEKGCGESNRLGFDCEEVLALSIFYLQQLLGMNFTVLPSVVSSLSLLLLRKKSKFSDFALGYRTSTLSLWSKIRCPAEANPAWRWSFYQPWKDPSCELSESQRMYEQHACQSLLVIITNVLGKKSSDDTRVLSLEDVENSGLFKWERTIAEIEL